Proteins from a genomic interval of Treponema primitia ZAS-1:
- a CDS encoding trans-sulfuration enzyme family protein, whose protein sequence is MNKGTELIHNGHETDPLTGALGVTIYQTSTFLRKDISKGPGSQEFDYSRGGHPTRQALEEIIATLEGGAKGYAFGSGMAAISSVLGLLSAGDHVIAAEEVYGGSIFILNNFYKRMGIETTLVDSGNPANIRAAIRPNTRALYLETPSNPLLKITDLAACLAIAREAGLLSIVDNTFMTPYLQQPIKLGADIVVHSATKFLGGHSDVVLGLAVTRTEELGEKLHVVQNSFGAIPGPWDEWLVIRGIKTLKVRLETQQSSAQQIAEWLLTHKNVSNVYYPGLSGHPGREIHQGQASGPGAMLSFKTKTVEQALRFYEKVQLAAAAPSLGGVETIASRPVTMSNIATSAADRERLGITDTLIRLAIGLEGAEDLIADFDQALA, encoded by the coding sequence ATGAACAAAGGGACCGAGCTTATACACAACGGACACGAAACGGATCCGCTTACCGGAGCGCTGGGGGTAACGATATACCAAACATCTACCTTCCTCCGGAAAGATATATCCAAGGGGCCGGGTAGTCAGGAGTTTGATTATAGCCGGGGTGGGCACCCGACCCGGCAGGCGTTGGAGGAGATTATCGCAACCCTGGAGGGGGGCGCTAAGGGTTATGCGTTCGGAAGCGGCATGGCGGCGATTTCGTCGGTCCTGGGGCTACTTTCGGCGGGGGATCATGTGATAGCCGCCGAAGAGGTCTATGGGGGGAGCATCTTCATCCTCAACAACTTCTACAAACGGATGGGCATCGAAACGACCCTGGTGGATTCCGGGAACCCGGCGAATATCCGCGCCGCGATTCGGCCCAACACCAGGGCGCTCTACCTGGAAACCCCCTCAAATCCTTTGCTCAAAATCACGGACCTTGCGGCCTGTCTGGCTATTGCCCGGGAGGCGGGGCTCCTCTCCATTGTGGATAATACCTTTATGACCCCCTACCTCCAACAGCCTATAAAGCTGGGCGCGGATATCGTGGTCCATTCGGCAACCAAATTCCTGGGAGGCCACAGTGACGTGGTTCTCGGGCTGGCGGTAACCCGTACGGAGGAGCTGGGGGAAAAGCTCCATGTGGTGCAGAACAGTTTCGGCGCCATACCGGGGCCCTGGGATGAGTGGCTGGTGATACGGGGGATCAAGACCCTCAAGGTGCGGCTAGAAACCCAGCAGTCCTCGGCACAACAGATTGCGGAATGGCTTTTGACCCATAAAAATGTAAGTAATGTATATTACCCCGGCCTTTCGGGGCATCCTGGCCGGGAGATCCACCAAGGGCAGGCATCCGGCCCCGGGGCCATGCTCTCCTTCAAAACTAAAACTGTGGAGCAGGCGCTCCGGTTTTACGAAAAGGTACAGCTTGCGGCGGCGGCCCCGAGCCTGGGCGGCGTGGAGACCATCGCCTCCCGCCCGGTAACCATGAGCAATATCGCAACTTCGGCGGCCGACCGGGAGCGGCTTGGCATTACCGACACCCTGATCCGCCTTGCCATAGGGCTTGAGGGCGCGGAGGACCTTATCGCCGACTTTGACCAGGCTTTAGCGTGA
- a CDS encoding helix-turn-helix domain-containing protein has protein sequence MAYQEILVKELAALSGISKHTLDNYLNLRGHIPSADIAVKIAHALGVSVEYLVTGEENSPKKSSLDPEIQTLVQDFKTLDGKDRKMIYAIVQLFKNQRKG, from the coding sequence TTGGCGTATCAGGAAATACTGGTTAAAGAGCTTGCTGCCTTGTCCGGAATAAGCAAACATACCTTGGATAATTATCTAAATCTACGAGGACATATCCCATCTGCCGATATTGCGGTCAAAATAGCTCATGCTCTAGGAGTTTCTGTGGAATATTTGGTTACCGGAGAAGAAAATTCCCCTAAAAAGTCATCTTTAGACCCTGAAATTCAAACCCTAGTACAGGATTTTAAGACATTAGACGGGAAGGACCGTAAAATGATATACGCCATAGTCCAGTTATTCAAAAATCAACGGAAAGGCTAG
- a CDS encoding ATP-binding protein has product MIRRELYLEQLQGLIGKPFIKVLTGIRRSGKSSILALLKEELSISVGPGHIIYFNLEVIEGDGFPNAEALHTAIIDRIKDDKTYYIFLDEIQNLSGWERVVNSLFASKPVDIYITGSNSRLLSSELATLLAGRYVEIPIRTLSFREYLQFKAQFGDGEKDPPKAVWDYIKLGGFPALHIAEYDDASVESIIKDIYASVLLRDTIQRHHIRNIDLLERIIRFLLDNTGNLFSARTITAYMKHENRKADVETVYNYIHALESAFIIKKAPVYDIRGRGHLAFREKYYPGDISLIYAALDHNFNRISGILESIIFTELERRGYDVYVGKLDNREIDFIGIRGAEKIYVQAVYLLGDNKETIDREFGAFKGIQDNYPKYVVSLDERWSDNIAGIRRLHLADFLLGPY; this is encoded by the coding sequence ATGATTAGACGGGAATTGTACCTTGAACAGCTCCAGGGACTTATCGGAAAGCCCTTTATTAAGGTACTTACCGGTATACGGCGTAGTGGCAAATCTTCGATTTTGGCCCTGTTAAAGGAGGAGTTGTCTATCTCCGTTGGCCCCGGGCACATCATCTACTTTAATCTGGAAGTTATAGAGGGTGACGGCTTTCCCAATGCCGAAGCCCTGCATACTGCCATAATAGACCGTATCAAAGATGATAAAACCTACTATATTTTCCTTGATGAAATACAAAATCTAAGCGGATGGGAACGGGTGGTCAATTCCCTCTTTGCATCAAAGCCGGTTGATATCTATATTACCGGTTCTAATTCCCGGCTTTTGTCGTCCGAATTGGCTACCCTTCTTGCCGGGCGATATGTGGAAATACCGATCAGAACCCTTTCATTCAGGGAATATCTTCAATTCAAAGCACAGTTTGGTGACGGAGAAAAAGATCCCCCCAAAGCGGTTTGGGATTATATTAAACTTGGAGGTTTTCCGGCGCTCCATATTGCTGAATATGATGATGCAAGCGTCGAAAGCATTATCAAGGATATTTACGCCTCAGTATTACTGCGGGATACCATTCAACGGCATCATATCAGGAACATTGATTTGCTTGAACGAATTATCCGTTTCTTGCTTGATAATACCGGAAATCTTTTTTCCGCCAGAACTATTACCGCCTATATGAAGCATGAGAACCGCAAGGCTGATGTCGAGACCGTCTATAATTACATCCATGCCCTGGAAAGCGCCTTCATCATTAAAAAAGCCCCGGTGTATGATATACGGGGCAGGGGGCACCTTGCTTTCCGGGAAAAATATTACCCCGGGGATATTTCCCTAATCTATGCCGCCCTGGATCATAATTTTAATCGTATCTCAGGTATCCTTGAAAGTATTATTTTTACCGAGCTGGAAAGGCGTGGGTATGATGTATATGTAGGAAAGCTGGATAACCGTGAAATTGATTTTATCGGGATCCGGGGCGCCGAAAAAATCTATGTACAGGCCGTATATTTGCTGGGGGACAACAAAGAAACTATAGACCGGGAATTCGGCGCCTTCAAGGGTATACAGGATAATTACCCAAAATATGTGGTGTCCCTGGATGAACGGTGGTCTGATAATATTGCAGGTATCAGACGGCTGCATTTGGCGGATTTTTTGCTGGGCCCGTATTGA
- a CDS encoding aminotransferase class I/II-fold pyridoxal phosphate-dependent enzyme — protein MNPLAVELNTVLDGSATGRLLSSLGRRLFFPRGIIAQSNEAKQLAPVRNATIGMAFHKGQPLILSAISDSMPTLTAKETVTYAPTAGVEEVRRAWKDSMVKKNPSMKPDEVTLPAAVPGITAGISYVADLFLDKTSTIIASDPCWDNYSLIFTERRCAKLRGVPFFGTGSGLDLAAIGAAIREEAKTGSVRIIFNFPNNPAGYSPTKAEADALVDIIRETAQGGADVLVICDDAYFGLFYEDDICRESLFGRLASLHEKVLAVKIDGPTKEDYVWGLRVAFLTFGSPGLKPEHQEALGKKLMGEIRSSVSCANTPAQYLILKVLSDPRTGAEKKANYELLRDRYRAVRAFISGNPAHPKLSPMPFNSGYFMSFRCNGLDAEVLRKKLLADHGIGAIALGPGILRVAFAALEKEQIPEIYRIIYDTAGKL, from the coding sequence ATGAATCCACTTGCAGTCGAACTCAACACCGTTTTGGACGGTTCCGCCACAGGCCGCCTTCTGTCTTCCCTTGGTCGCCGCCTTTTTTTCCCCCGGGGAATCATTGCCCAGTCAAATGAGGCGAAACAGCTGGCCCCGGTAAGAAACGCCACCATAGGCATGGCCTTTCACAAGGGACAGCCCCTAATTCTATCCGCCATAAGCGATAGTATGCCCACCCTTACGGCAAAAGAAACGGTCACCTATGCCCCCACCGCAGGGGTTGAGGAGGTTCGCAGGGCCTGGAAGGATTCTATGGTCAAAAAAAACCCCTCAATGAAGCCCGATGAGGTCACCCTCCCTGCCGCAGTCCCGGGGATCACCGCGGGGATCTCCTACGTGGCGGATCTTTTTCTTGATAAAACCAGTACCATCATAGCCAGCGACCCCTGCTGGGATAACTATAGCCTGATTTTTACGGAACGCCGGTGCGCCAAGCTCCGGGGCGTACCCTTCTTCGGAACCGGTTCCGGGCTGGATCTTGCCGCCATCGGCGCAGCCATCCGGGAGGAAGCCAAGACCGGTTCGGTGCGGATCATCTTCAACTTCCCCAACAACCCCGCGGGCTACTCCCCAACCAAGGCGGAAGCGGATGCCCTGGTAGACATTATCCGGGAAACCGCCCAGGGGGGTGCCGATGTCTTAGTAATCTGCGACGACGCCTATTTCGGCCTTTTTTATGAGGATGATATTTGCCGCGAGTCCCTTTTCGGCCGGCTGGCCTCCCTCCATGAAAAGGTCCTGGCCGTAAAAATCGACGGCCCCACCAAGGAAGACTACGTCTGGGGCCTGCGGGTAGCTTTCCTCACCTTCGGTTCCCCGGGTCTCAAGCCGGAACACCAGGAAGCGCTGGGCAAAAAACTCATGGGGGAAATCCGTTCCTCCGTATCCTGCGCCAACACCCCGGCCCAATACCTGATCCTCAAGGTCCTCTCGGACCCCCGGACCGGGGCCGAAAAAAAGGCCAATTACGAGCTGCTCCGGGATCGTTACCGGGCGGTACGGGCCTTTATCTCGGGAAACCCCGCCCACCCCAAACTCAGCCCCATGCCCTTCAACTCCGGCTACTTCATGAGCTTCCGCTGCAATGGCCTGGACGCCGAAGTCCTGCGGAAAAAGCTCCTGGCGGACCACGGCATCGGCGCCATAGCCCTGGGTCCCGGCATACTCCGGGTAGCCTTCGCCGCCCTGGAGAAAGAGCAGATACCGGAGATTTACCGCATCATCTACGATACCGCCGGAAAACTGTAA
- a CDS encoding leucine-rich repeat domain-containing protein: MKNALGKMKGTTVLFIPPGNAGRVSPRSILLILLGALVLSGCSLNNDNDTEDDPPYVAPIDAATPVIGTQPAAASIYNWGNPVTPLSVRAGKTDAGTLSYQWYSNATESTAGATPITGNGNGNTYTPPTPAASPNNVDTFYYVVVTNTNTSATGAQTASAQSSFAKVTFTNTPVTHAAPPTITAQPVGDETYAPGDAATPLTVTAATNDSGTLLYQWFSNTANNTSEGNPVGTNAASFTPPTTNSGTLYYYVVVINTNTAVNGNQTASVTSSTVAITVNPKTITITDIPAEAAGTYYLVYLRVSGSDVPVAASTGGPIGAGVTSLTGTMKTITLSGNTFTLGDDWTGSGSYHIGLIGASKPIVSANQNFLFRVELPVTSLNSNKTVSYNDFAESDDDDEELRPWNSCHLRINNLPAYAEGMYYVAYLIDPEKGVPVAGYKGGPISAGTDGGLPLLVETLKTLSRNWDDFTFGDNWGERGGSYTIGIIFDYGEIGSFDKTDWGASSSGLISWSTTDYNSVDYSSFTEDRVTPAPITAAIAGKTGSGTAADPYVVTVAGMPLPVALGAIYSGIITDIPTGFISLNLDSCTGTSVGYTNRITDAEKARFVSITLPATVSVITDGFKDADWYSGAFSSFTGLKSINAPGVITVGDHAFSGLTSLETVSLPTASAFGDYTFIRCTSLKTVSLPAATTFEDLTFYGCTSLKTVSLPAATTFGEETFRLHQPYHSEPPGGNYLRRLYIRGLQ, from the coding sequence ATGAAAAACGCTCTTGGCAAAATGAAGGGTACTACAGTATTGTTTATCCCCCCCGGTAACGCCGGGCGCGTTAGCCCCCGTTCAATCCTGCTTATCCTGCTGGGCGCCCTGGTCTTAAGCGGCTGTTCCCTCAACAATGACAATGACACTGAAGACGACCCGCCGTATGTCGCGCCAATTGACGCCGCAACGCCGGTAATTGGCACCCAGCCTGCTGCGGCAAGTATTTACAATTGGGGCAATCCGGTAACTCCTCTCTCGGTACGGGCGGGGAAAACCGATGCCGGGACCCTTTCGTATCAGTGGTATAGCAACGCCACGGAAAGTACCGCCGGGGCAACCCCTATCACAGGCAATGGAAATGGCAATACCTATACGCCCCCTACACCGGCAGCCTCTCCCAATAATGTAGACACCTTTTACTATGTGGTTGTTACCAACACCAATACCAGCGCCACCGGGGCGCAAACAGCTTCGGCACAGAGCAGCTTTGCTAAAGTTACCTTTACCAATACCCCCGTTACCCATGCTGCACCGCCTACCATTACCGCCCAGCCTGTTGGAGATGAAACCTACGCCCCAGGCGATGCTGCGACTCCCCTCACCGTTACGGCGGCGACAAACGACAGCGGGACCCTTTTGTATCAGTGGTTTAGCAACACGGCAAACAACACTTCTGAAGGAAACCCCGTCGGCACAAACGCTGCAAGCTTCACCCCTCCGACCACTAACTCGGGCACCCTTTATTATTATGTAGTGGTTATAAATACCAACACAGCCGTAAACGGAAACCAAACCGCCTCGGTAACGAGCAGCACCGTGGCGATTACGGTGAACCCCAAGACCATTACCATTACCGACATACCCGCCGAGGCTGCGGGCACGTATTATCTGGTATACCTGAGAGTCTCGGGATCGGATGTCCCCGTCGCCGCCAGTACCGGCGGTCCCATAGGCGCAGGCGTGACATCCCTTACGGGAACCATGAAAACCATTACGCTCAGCGGAAATACCTTTACCCTTGGGGACGACTGGACCGGGAGCGGTTCCTATCACATCGGCCTTATCGGCGCAAGTAAGCCTATCGTCAGCGCCAACCAGAATTTTTTGTTCAGGGTAGAACTTCCCGTGACCAGTTTAAATAGCAATAAGACCGTGTCCTACAACGACTTTGCCGAAAGTGATGACGATGATGAGGAACTCCGACCCTGGAACTCCTGTCACCTGAGAATTAACAACCTACCTGCGTATGCTGAGGGCATGTATTATGTGGCATATCTGATAGACCCGGAGAAAGGCGTCCCCGTTGCCGGTTACAAGGGCGGACCCATAAGCGCCGGTACCGATGGCGGACTGCCATTGCTGGTTGAAACCCTGAAAACCCTTTCCAGGAACTGGGATGACTTTACATTTGGCGATAACTGGGGCGAGAGAGGGGGGTCCTATACCATCGGCATCATTTTTGATTATGGGGAGATAGGCAGCTTCGACAAGACGGATTGGGGAGCGTCCTCCAGCGGGCTGATCAGTTGGTCTACTACGGACTACAATTCCGTGGACTACAGCAGCTTTACCGAAGACCGTGTCACCCCCGCTCCCATAACTGCAGCCATTGCGGGCAAAACCGGATCGGGAACCGCAGCGGACCCCTACGTGGTAACGGTAGCCGGGATGCCGCTTCCCGTTGCTCTGGGGGCCATCTACTCCGGCATCATCACCGACATACCTACCGGGTTCATCAGCCTTAATCTGGATTCTTGTACCGGTACGAGTGTCGGCTACACAAACCGTATAACGGACGCGGAAAAAGCCCGCTTTGTCTCCATTACCCTGCCCGCCACGGTAAGCGTTATTACTGATGGTTTCAAAGATGCCGATTGGTATAGTGGCGCTTTTTCCAGTTTTACCGGTCTTAAAAGCATTAACGCCCCCGGGGTAATCACGGTGGGTGACCATGCATTCTCCGGCCTCACCAGCCTTGAAACGGTAAGCCTTCCGACGGCAAGCGCCTTCGGCGACTATACATTCATCCGGTGTACCAGCCTTAAAACAGTGAGCCTCCCGGCGGCAACCACCTTCGAGGATTTAACATTCTACGGCTGCACCAGCCTTAAAACAGTGAGCCTCCCGGCGGCAACCACCTTCGGGGAAGAGACATTCAGGCTGCACCAGCCTTACCACAGTGAGCCTCCCGGCGGCAACTACCTTCGGCGACTATACATTCGAGGGCTGCAGTAA
- a CDS encoding leucine-rich repeat domain-containing protein — MSLPAATTFGDYTFEGCSKLVTVNLPAATTFGHRTFEYCDSLTTVNLPAATTFGSYTFSLCTSLETVNLPVATTFGDKTFESCYSRLKTVSLPAATTFGEETFRSCTSLTTVSLPVASAFGDRTFESCTRLETITLGATPPTIGTQTLVFTYAAVPTLTIKVPGGSVGAYTAWKTDNANRLATPTGKTVTIEAL; from the coding sequence GTGAGCCTCCCGGCGGCAACTACCTTCGGCGACTATACATTCGAGGGCTGCAGTAAACTGGTCACGGTGAACCTCCCGGCAGCAACTACCTTCGGCCACAGGACCTTCGAGTACTGCGACAGCCTTACCACGGTGAACCTCCCCGCGGCAACTACCTTTGGTAGCTATACCTTCAGCCTCTGCACCAGCCTTGAAACGGTGAACCTCCCGGTGGCAACCACCTTCGGCGACAAGACATTCGAGAGCTGCTACAGCCGCCTTAAAACGGTGAGCCTCCCGGCGGCAACCACCTTCGGGGAAGAGACATTCAGGAGCTGCACCAGCCTTACCACAGTGAGCCTCCCGGTGGCAAGCGCCTTCGGCGACAGGACATTCGAGAGCTGCACTAGACTTGAAACGATAACCCTGGGAGCTACTCCGCCCACTATCGGAACCCAAACTTTGGTTTTCACATACGCAGCGGTTCCCACTCTCACCATAAAGGTCCCCGGCGGGAGTGTCGGCGCCTATACCGCCTGGAAGACTGATAATGCAAATCGCCTTGCTACTCCAACTGGTAAAACGGTAACGATAGAAGCGCTGTAG
- a CDS encoding PTS sugar transporter subunit IIA, whose translation MMDNAIEPGLIELIKRGGGFHIIPGTSPQELLTSLIGGIYLPPSVDRTVLLNAVLEREALMTTAVGSGIALPHPRNPLITDPAEQFVTLAYTEQGLNWEALDGKPVHTVMLIVSASAKMHLHTLSRINFFCQQESFRALLGKRAPAADILKAIEEIEQTWGNS comes from the coding sequence ATGATGGACAATGCAATAGAGCCCGGTTTAATCGAACTTATCAAACGGGGAGGGGGATTTCATATCATTCCCGGAACCAGCCCACAGGAACTGCTGACCAGCCTGATAGGGGGGATCTATCTTCCCCCATCGGTGGACAGGACGGTCCTGCTGAATGCGGTACTGGAACGGGAAGCCCTGATGACAACCGCCGTGGGAAGCGGTATTGCCCTGCCCCATCCCCGGAATCCCCTTATTACGGATCCCGCCGAGCAGTTTGTGACCCTTGCGTATACGGAGCAGGGGCTGAACTGGGAAGCCCTGGACGGCAAGCCGGTGCATACGGTTATGCTCATCGTTTCCGCTTCCGCAAAGATGCACCTCCACACCCTTTCGCGGATCAATTTCTTCTGCCAGCAGGAATCCTTTAGGGCCCTGCTGGGGAAGCGCGCTCCCGCTGCGGATATTTTGAAGGCCATCGAAGAAATCGAGCAGACCTGGGGAAATAGTTAA
- a CDS encoding IS1096 element passenger TnpR family protein, with protein MTENQEDALYEFLENNRDPFTLEDVMSFIRLLDFSRNNRLAEEITAFIDSQNIAFRLEPGRWVSRRGCFEPLRFVISPTRPELLNGILIPGHRCVPFANPMLYPQEYRFFYKGNQIPFSSIEGPPEEFYPYYTIFGEEYAPEYVAKDNPNNESAFNSDPYEDPPEVSIQTLDMRNLYRELAFVPGDRFVVRTRDWKEGCFDLERVGRDEWSKVDLYAWQEAAEGGFEGSFKALGPGSRTEEQIAYAYWYGGKRMRDVPAYSLEDFLYEQTDRIETTPYGMETRFWFAGKEIPDKDELEEPNTQSPVEEILSRSGAPVSEYVIQAYVCDALFRRDKDISSLMKRIVPPAVVMAEKDREYLTNFVTELMAEFEPIYSPFKDSSMGPIRQRMAELHTAVIDLAARLHKGDINTSWLPKHTFIILSQIKDHAEGVLDDLNTDTPPEEDELDALDNSLDSMIETYEDIKELIDDALDSFRQNNLSVVKRVKSEGLEWRILQVSLGGTDVWRRLTLPESCRLRELHGIIQILLGWKGEYAYHFALEEQNSPDRGGSGRLELDSILGELDLRGGNSFLYEYGSKWTVKILVLSRHEPEGQPSIRCVAGASAAPPEFIDGPMRFRRYITALERGADAERELALRELGQDFNPETFDLDACNRNLASVLIGEQ; from the coding sequence ATGACTGAGAACCAGGAAGATGCGCTCTACGAATTTCTCGAGAACAACCGGGATCCCTTTACCCTTGAAGATGTGATGAGCTTTATCCGGCTTCTGGACTTTTCCCGGAATAACCGTTTGGCGGAGGAAATTACCGCCTTTATCGACTCTCAGAACATTGCTTTTCGCTTGGAACCCGGGAGATGGGTGTCCAGACGGGGCTGTTTTGAGCCCCTGCGCTTTGTTATCAGCCCCACCAGGCCGGAACTGCTGAACGGGATACTCATTCCCGGGCATCGTTGCGTGCCTTTTGCCAATCCCATGCTCTATCCCCAGGAATATCGGTTTTTTTATAAGGGGAATCAGATCCCCTTTTCCTCCATCGAGGGGCCGCCGGAGGAATTTTACCCCTATTACACGATTTTTGGGGAGGAATATGCCCCCGAGTATGTGGCTAAGGATAATCCGAATAATGAAAGCGCCTTTAACAGCGATCCCTACGAGGACCCGCCGGAAGTTTCCATCCAGACCCTGGATATGCGGAACCTCTACCGGGAACTGGCCTTTGTTCCCGGGGACCGCTTTGTGGTTCGTACCCGGGACTGGAAAGAAGGCTGTTTTGATCTGGAACGGGTAGGGCGGGATGAGTGGTCTAAGGTGGATCTCTATGCCTGGCAGGAAGCTGCCGAAGGGGGCTTTGAGGGTTCCTTTAAGGCCCTGGGGCCCGGCAGCCGTACGGAAGAACAGATTGCCTACGCCTACTGGTACGGCGGGAAACGGATGCGGGATGTGCCCGCCTATTCTCTGGAGGATTTTCTCTACGAACAAACGGATCGTATCGAAACCACCCCCTACGGCATGGAAACCCGGTTCTGGTTTGCGGGAAAGGAGATTCCCGATAAGGATGAACTGGAGGAACCCAATACCCAATCCCCGGTTGAGGAGATTTTGAGCCGAAGCGGGGCGCCCGTATCGGAATATGTGATACAGGCCTATGTCTGCGATGCCCTTTTCCGGCGGGACAAGGATATATCGTCTCTGATGAAGCGGATCGTTCCCCCTGCGGTGGTGATGGCGGAGAAGGACCGGGAATATCTTACGAACTTTGTTACCGAATTGATGGCGGAGTTTGAACCCATCTATTCTCCTTTTAAGGATTCCTCCATGGGTCCCATCCGTCAGCGTATGGCGGAGCTGCATACAGCGGTGATTGACCTGGCGGCCCGGCTCCATAAAGGGGATATTAACACTTCCTGGCTGCCCAAACATACCTTCATCATCCTCTCCCAGATTAAGGACCATGCCGAGGGAGTTCTCGACGACCTGAATACGGATACGCCGCCCGAGGAAGATGAGCTGGATGCTCTGGATAATTCTCTGGATAGCATGATTGAGACCTATGAGGATATCAAGGAATTGATAGATGATGCCCTGGACAGCTTTCGGCAAAACAACCTTTCGGTGGTGAAGCGGGTCAAAAGTGAGGGCCTTGAATGGCGGATCCTGCAGGTGAGCCTGGGGGGTACCGATGTCTGGCGCCGCCTTACCCTGCCGGAAAGCTGCCGCTTACGGGAACTCCACGGGATAATCCAGATCCTTTTGGGCTGGAAGGGTGAATATGCATACCATTTTGCCCTGGAGGAACAGAATTCCCCGGACCGGGGCGGTTCGGGGCGGCTGGAACTTGATTCGATACTGGGAGAACTCGACCTTAGGGGGGGGAATTCCTTTTTGTATGAATACGGATCAAAGTGGACGGTGAAGATTCTGGTCCTTTCCCGGCACGAACCGGAGGGGCAGCCAAGTATCCGCTGTGTGGCAGGAGCCTCGGCCGCGCCGCCTGAGTTTATTGATGGCCCCATGCGGTTCAGGCGGTATATCACTGCCCTGGAACGGGGGGCCGATGCGGAACGGGAATTGGCGCTCCGTGAACTCGGTCAGGATTTTAATCCCGAGACCTTTGATTTGGATGCCTGTAACCGTAATTTAGCATCGGTATTAATAGGGGAACAATGA